CTCGTCGAATCCTGCGGTGCCGACATGAACCTGCGGGTTACCGAAGTAGACTTCGTCACCGAGGCGTTGCGTCGCGGTCGAACCCGCTTGCAAGATCATCTGAAGCTTGCCACGACAACAAACCAGATCTCGACCGCTTCGGTGGCCGCCAATCTCGATATTTCGACTGGAGTTCATATTCCACTGGGAGACGAGATCGCCGACGCCGCGCTGCTCTCCCTGCTGATCAGTTACCTCGAAGATGCCGAGGGCCTGGTTCGCGAGGTCGCGAGAGTGCTGCGTCCTGGAGGGCGCCTGGTGCTGTCGAGCTTGAGCCGAGACGCGGATATTTCCAAGATCTATGTCGATGGCATCGCGGAACTCCCCCCGGACCGGGTGCAGGCCTTGTTTGGCGAGACCGGCATGAGCGAGTTCGGCGAACTCCAGCGCTGGTTCTTGAGTGACGCGGCCAAGTTGCTCGATCTGGAAGAAGAAGGTCGGTTTCGCTTCTGGGATGCTGACGAATTGGCGGACATGGTCGCAGCCGCTGGCTTCGAACACGTTCGGTCGGAACCTTCGTTTGGCGATCCCCCTCAGGCGGTCGTGATCTCGGCCATTCGTCGGGCGTAGCCAGCATGGCCGCGGTTCGCACGGGCTTGTTCGCACTCCCTCGTCGCATGGTTCGATTCGGGGTCGAAAATCCCCACTTGACGATGGGGTTCTGGATCGTCGGGTCGCTGCTTCTGGCCATGACCCTGACGCGCCTGCATCTCGACACCTCGACTTCGACGTTTCTCGACCAGTCTGACCCCGCCTGGCAGGTCTATCAGCAAAGCCTCGACAACTACGGCGGAGACGAGTTTGTCGTGGTGGCCCTCGAGGCCCCATCTCCCTTTGCACGCGAGACCCTCGAAGAGGTGCGTGATCTGACCCGGATCATGGAGAAGCTTCCGGGCGTGAGACGCGTCGACAGTCTCTCGACCGTGCCGATGATTCGCGCCGGTGCTGAAGGCGAACTGCTGCTCGGCGCCGCACTCGAAGACGGCGTTCCAACGGACCCCGCGGTTTTCGAACAATTGCTCGTCGATTTACGCCGGGATCCCATCGCCCGGGACAGCCTCTTTTCCAGGGACGAGCGCCTCTTTGCGATCAACGTGATGCTCGACGACGACGTGGCGGGCGATCGCACCCAGATCGTCGCTTCAATCAAACATCTCATCCAGGGGCGATCGGCTCGCGCAACTGGCGTGCCGTTGTTTCGCACCGAGGTAAATGGCCGCACCTACAAAGAAGTACTCATCTTCGTCCCCCTCACCTTGCTCTGCGTCGCAATCGTGGTGGCGTTTGCGTTCGCGAACCTGCGGCCGGTGTCGATACCGCTTGCGATCGGTGCCACGGGCAGCATCGCCTCCGTGGGTGCGATGAGCTTGTTGGGCGTATCGCTTTCGCTTTCCACAATGGTGCTTCCGTCGATCTTGCTCGCCCTCGGTTGCGCGTATTCGATGCATGTCTTGACCGCCGCACAGGGAATTGCCGAACCCGACGCGCTCAGCCGGTCGATCGAACGGGTGGCCAAGCCCGTCGCCCTGTCGGGTCTTACGACCGTGATCGGGTTCCTGGCCATGGGCGCCGTCCGCATTTCCGCCATTCAACAGTTGGCGTTCTTTGGTGCGCTCGGGGTCGCGACTCTGACGGTCGCTTCCCTCAACCTGGCGCCCGCCCTGTTGCGCTTGCGCCCGATTCCAAACCATCAATCGGTTTTCAGCGCGTTGATCCGCGCTCGACTGCGCCCCGCCATATTGAGGCTTGCCGACCGACACCAGACCCGCGCGCTCGCGCTCTGGGGTGTCGTGCTCGTCGCGCTCACGGTTGGAATCTTTGGTCTGCGAATTTCGACCGACATCATTGTCTGGTTCCCGACGGGAACCGAGATTCGCGACGATTACGAGATTCTTCGCGAGCGGCTATCGGGCATCTCCCCTGTAAACGTGGTTGTCAACGCGATCGGCGACCGCCCGGTGACCCATCCCGAAGCCCTCGAAGCCATTGATGCGCTTTCGAGTTGGCTCGCAGCGCAGCCCGAGGTTGGCAAGAGCCTCTCGGTGACCGACCCCCTGCGACAAGTGCACGGCGTCTACAGCGAGAACGACGCAGCGGGGCTGCCCACAAGTCAGGCGATGGCAGAGCAGTACCTGATGTTGCTCGAGAGTGTCGACTACATGCGGGATGTCATCACCGAAGACCGCACTGGCGCAAACATACTGCTCCGGGTGGACGACAACGGGTCGGATCGCCTGGTTGCACTCGGAGATCGGATCGCAGAGTTCTGGGCTGAAAATGGTCCCGCTGACTTCACGGTGAACACAACCGGGTTGATGTATGAATTTGGTCGTGCCGAGGAACAGATCGCCTACGGGCAAGTGGCCGGACTTGCCTTTGCGTTGGTTTCCATTGGCGCGGTGTTGCTCTACATCCTGCGCGTCCCCAAGAACGCCTTGATCGCGCTACTTCCCAATGCGGTGCCGCTGGTCATCACCTTTGGTTTGATGGGTTTCCTGGGCATTCCCCTCGATGCCGCGACGGTTTGCCTGGGCAGCCTGGCGCTCGGGATCGCGGTCGACGACACCATCCATTTGATGACGGGCTACACCGACCGGCGACACGCAGGAGAGAAGCCCTTGGTGGCTCTCGATCGCAGTCTGGAACAAGTTCTTCCGGCGCTCGTCTTTACCACGGCCGCCATCGTTGTGGGTTTCGCAGTGCTCGCCCTCTCGCAGTTCACATTGATCCGAAACCTCGGTCTCGTTACTTCGGGCCTCGTCTTCTTGTGTCTCGTTGCAGACATCACATTGCTGCCACCCCTGTTGCTCCTGGCTGATCGGAAATCTCGCTAAACTCTGTACTCGTGTCGGAAGGTCAAGTCGCGATTGAGCGATGTCGATGCGCAGCGAATGTTCTTTCGCAGAGAGATCGATCAAGATCTCTATCTTGAATACCGCGCAATAACACGCAGCGATCACATGATCGACGCGATGCGTCGCGGCATCATGGTCGTGATCAGCCTCAATACGCTCTTCATTCTCTTTGACCTATGGGTGTTCCCGGAGCAGTTTCGCGATCTGCTGATCACTCGCATCGTCTGGAACGCCTTGATGGTGGCGATCTACCACAGCCCGATCCCGAGAGATGGATCGGTGCGCGCGATGCTCGCCTGCCATATCACGGGGCTCGGTCTTGTCGCGGTGATCGGGGGAGCGGGCGGCGTGGACAGTGGTTATGCGCCGGGCCTGATGTTGCTCTTTTTGGGCTTGCCCGTGCTCCTTCCCATGTCCCCCGGCCAGGCCGCCCGAGTGGTGACGGTCTCGCTCGTGGCACTCGGCGCATTGCCGTTGCTCAGCGGGTCGCCGCTCTGCCTCGAGTCCTGGGGCATGAACATGTTCTTTCCGACGGCTGCCGCGATCGAGTGCATCGCCAGTTGCGCCGCGCTGGAACGCATGCGCATCGCCGACTTCTTGCAGCGTCGAGAAATTCAAAGCGCGCGGGACGAACTCGCCGAACTCGATCAGGCAAAGTCCCGCTTCAGTGCCAACGTGCACCACGAACTGAGAACGCCCCTCACCCTGATCCTCGCTCCCATCGACGCGATCCGCTCGGGTGACTTCGGCAAGACCACTGGCCTGCTGGCAGAAACGATCGAAACCATGCACGCCAACGGTCGCAGACTGTACAAGTTGATCTCCAACCTGCTCGACCTTTCGAAACTGGAGAGCAAGCTCTTCGAAATTTACCGCGCACCCATGGATCTGCACGAACTCGTCGACGACCTCGTGACGGCTGCTCGCGGCATGGCCGAGCGAAAGCACATCAGCCTCCGACACGAAGGCATCGACACGCTTGCGAACATCAACGCGGACGCCGCGGCGGTAGAGAAGATCTTGATGAACCTGGTAGGCAATGCGCTGAAATTCACCCCGTCCGGTGGCCAGATCGTCATTTCGGGAGAAGCCGCGCCGGATGGCGTGTTGATTCACGTCAAGGACAGTGGACAGGGGATCCCGGCCGACAAGCTGAAGTCGGTCTTTGACCGTTTCGCCCAGGTAGACGGTTCCGCCACACGCGCTCACCAGGGCACCGGGATCGGCCTGTCCCTGGCACTCGAACTCGCGCAGCTTCACGGGGGCGGGATCGAGGCAAAGAGCGCGGGTCCAGATCTTGGAACCACCATGACCCTCTCCCTGCCCATTGGCGATGCAGATGCCGGGGCCCTTGAAGACGCCGCACTGCTTCCGGATGCTGAAGACTCACTGGGGCTTGGTCACTCGATCGAGGCCGTAGAAGCAGAGTTGAATCTCGAACGACCCGCCTCGAGTCCGGGGGGCACAAGCGAACTCGAGGGCCTCGAAGGCCTCGAAGGCAATGTCGAGCGCTGGGAGGACGACACTCAGCAGCCGCAGACGGCTGCTGAGACCGACGCCGCGTCTCAACCGAAGCTGGGCGAGATCTTGATCGCAGAGGACAACCCCGACATGCGCCGGTTG
This region of Myxococcales bacterium genomic DNA includes:
- a CDS encoding MMPL family transporter gives rise to the protein MAAVRTGLFALPRRMVRFGVENPHLTMGFWIVGSLLLAMTLTRLHLDTSTSTFLDQSDPAWQVYQQSLDNYGGDEFVVVALEAPSPFARETLEEVRDLTRIMEKLPGVRRVDSLSTVPMIRAGAEGELLLGAALEDGVPTDPAVFEQLLVDLRRDPIARDSLFSRDERLFAINVMLDDDVAGDRTQIVASIKHLIQGRSARATGVPLFRTEVNGRTYKEVLIFVPLTLLCVAIVVAFAFANLRPVSIPLAIGATGSIASVGAMSLLGVSLSLSTMVLPSILLALGCAYSMHVLTAAQGIAEPDALSRSIERVAKPVALSGLTTVIGFLAMGAVRISAIQQLAFFGALGVATLTVASLNLAPALLRLRPIPNHQSVFSALIRARLRPAILRLADRHQTRALALWGVVLVALTVGIFGLRISTDIIVWFPTGTEIRDDYEILRERLSGISPVNVVVNAIGDRPVTHPEALEAIDALSSWLAAQPEVGKSLSVTDPLRQVHGVYSENDAAGLPTSQAMAEQYLMLLESVDYMRDVITEDRTGANILLRVDDNGSDRLVALGDRIAEFWAENGPADFTVNTTGLMYEFGRAEEQIAYGQVAGLAFALVSIGAVLLYILRVPKNALIALLPNAVPLVITFGLMGFLGIPLDAATVCLGSLALGIAVDDTIHLMTGYTDRRHAGEKPLVALDRSLEQVLPALVFTTAAIVVGFAVLALSQFTLIRNLGLVTSGLVFLCLVADITLLPPLLLLADRKSR
- a CDS encoding response regulator — translated: MSDVDAQRMFFRREIDQDLYLEYRAITRSDHMIDAMRRGIMVVISLNTLFILFDLWVFPEQFRDLLITRIVWNALMVAIYHSPIPRDGSVRAMLACHITGLGLVAVIGGAGGVDSGYAPGLMLLFLGLPVLLPMSPGQAARVVTVSLVALGALPLLSGSPLCLESWGMNMFFPTAAAIECIASCAALERMRIADFLQRREIQSARDELAELDQAKSRFSANVHHELRTPLTLILAPIDAIRSGDFGKTTGLLAETIETMHANGRRLYKLISNLLDLSKLESKLFEIYRAPMDLHELVDDLVTAARGMAERKHISLRHEGIDTLANINADAAAVEKILMNLVGNALKFTPSGGQIVISGEAAPDGVLIHVKDSGQGIPADKLKSVFDRFAQVDGSATRAHQGTGIGLSLALELAQLHGGGIEAKSAGPDLGTTMTLSLPIGDADAGALEDAALLPDAEDSLGLGHSIEAVEAELNLERPASSPGGTSELEGLEGLEGNVERWEDDTQQPQTAAETDAASQPKLGEILIAEDNPDMRRLLATLLGREFRVRTARNGLDALEQISQSAPDLVLTDVMMPEMSGLELCREIKRRDDLSAIPVVLVTSKADHDMQVEGLELGADDYITKPFHPRALIARVRTLVRVRGLQKELTQKNETLQTALDDLKQAEVQIIQSERLAAVGELAAGIAHEVNNPVNFALNAARALDVEFERVQELVSAAADLSTDEGAPDDFGLDRFRHIADSAKLHDLASTIGELSGIVRSGLERTQALVSDLRDFAAPGRNTGQVPNVDIEKGIRSTVHLLNSAMSHANAQVTIEVQDDLPLILADSGALNQVFLNLIKNAADAFEYRAGKLDIRVSHDEHGVRIEFQDDGPGIPADVISQIFDPFFTTKTAGKGTGLGLSISRQIIESHEGSLEVECPDVGGALFVVRLPVSR